A genomic segment from Pseudomonas sessilinigenes encodes:
- a CDS encoding ABC transporter permease translates to MDFSWINGFSTELVRGLGITLKLLALSGACGFVLAVLVGLGRVSRNPLVSAPMRFYISVFRGTPLLVQIYILYYGVGSLFAAYPPIRGSFLWPYLREGFWYVALALTLSVGAYVGEVLRGGLRAVPRGELEAARAYGMGYWLTLRRVWLPRALELVRPTLVGECVLLLKATALASTVAVTDLLGAANLVRAQTLKVYEPLLAVALIYIVLAFVIEHLCGRLGATPNKQAPQRQA, encoded by the coding sequence ATGGATTTTTCCTGGATCAATGGTTTTTCCACCGAGCTGGTACGCGGCCTGGGCATCACCCTCAAGCTGCTGGCCCTGAGCGGAGCTTGCGGTTTCGTCCTGGCGGTGCTGGTGGGCCTGGGCCGAGTGTCACGCAACCCCCTGGTCAGCGCGCCCATGCGCTTCTACATCAGCGTGTTCCGCGGTACGCCGCTGCTGGTGCAGATCTACATCCTCTACTACGGCGTCGGCAGCCTGTTCGCCGCCTACCCGCCGATCCGCGGCAGCTTCCTCTGGCCCTACCTGCGCGAAGGCTTCTGGTACGTGGCCCTGGCGCTGACCCTGAGCGTCGGCGCCTATGTCGGCGAGGTCCTGCGCGGCGGCCTGCGGGCAGTGCCCCGGGGCGAACTGGAAGCGGCCCGTGCCTATGGCATGGGCTACTGGCTGACCTTGCGCCGGGTCTGGCTGCCCCGGGCCCTGGAGCTGGTACGCCCGACCCTGGTGGGCGAATGCGTGCTGCTGCTCAAGGCCACGGCCCTGGCCTCCACAGTAGCGGTCACCGACCTGCTGGGCGCCGCCAACCTGGTGCGGGCCCAGACCCTGAAGGTCTACGAGCCGCTGCTGGCGGTGGCGCTGATCTACATCGTGCTGGCCTTCGTCATCGAACACCTGTGCGGCCGCCTGGGCGCCACCCCCAACAAGCAGGCGCCCCAGCGCCAGGCCTGA
- a CDS encoding DUF6622 family protein, which yields MINILQDTPLWVYAIFAMILYYGLRARSGSRESLGSLLIAPLILLVWSLWSMSLGEHPLLALGAWTAGAVLGGLMAMLLFSTFGAVLDSGGEALLVPGTLKILGISLLFFVVKYWLGYQKAVHPEQAASVQMLSIGGAAAGFTVGLFWGRALKLYRHLRILQARH from the coding sequence ATGATCAACATTCTCCAGGACACCCCCCTCTGGGTGTATGCGATCTTCGCCATGATCCTCTACTACGGCCTGCGCGCTCGCTCCGGCAGCCGTGAAAGCCTGGGCTCGCTATTGATTGCGCCCTTGATCCTGCTGGTCTGGTCGTTGTGGTCGATGAGCCTGGGCGAGCATCCCCTGTTGGCCCTGGGAGCCTGGACCGCTGGTGCGGTGCTGGGCGGCCTGATGGCCATGCTGCTGTTCTCCACGTTCGGCGCGGTACTGGATTCGGGCGGCGAGGCGCTCCTGGTTCCCGGAACCTTGAAGATCCTCGGGATCTCACTGCTGTTCTTCGTCGTGAAGTACTGGCTTGGGTATCAAAAGGCCGTTCATCCCGAACAGGCCGCCAGCGTGCAGATGCTCAGTATCGGTGGCGCGGCTGCAGGCTTCACCGTAGGGCTGTTCTGGGGCCGGGCACTCAAGTTGTACCGCCACTTGCGAATCCTGCAGGCCAGGCACTGA
- a CDS encoding transporter substrate-binding domain-containing protein, with amino-acid sequence MKNLLKVLATGCLFSALSSHALAADKIVFGIALEPYPPFSMKSGAGDWSGFEPELIKALCERMQAQCPLKEVAWDGLIPALQSSQIDAILNSLSITEERQQVIDFSAPYYQTPAMWVADQSLELTPTPEGLKGKLIGVQGSTSNATFAKAYYGKTSTLRYYTTQDDMLSDLQSGRIDVMLADALTIEPVLQSAAGAGLANKGLAPRDPLFGSGIGVGLRKGDSALQQRIDKALAALKADGTYDKIRSRYFSVDISAN; translated from the coding sequence ATGAAAAACCTGCTCAAGGTGCTCGCCACCGGTTGCCTGTTCAGTGCCCTGTCCAGCCATGCCCTGGCCGCCGACAAGATCGTCTTCGGCATCGCCCTGGAACCCTACCCGCCGTTCTCGATGAAAAGCGGCGCCGGCGACTGGAGCGGTTTCGAACCGGAGCTGATCAAGGCCCTGTGCGAACGCATGCAGGCCCAGTGCCCGCTCAAGGAAGTGGCCTGGGACGGGCTGATCCCGGCCCTGCAATCGAGCCAGATCGACGCCATCCTCAACTCCCTGAGCATCACCGAGGAACGCCAGCAAGTCATCGATTTCTCCGCCCCCTACTACCAGACTCCGGCCATGTGGGTCGCCGACCAGTCCCTGGAGCTCACCCCCACCCCCGAAGGGCTCAAGGGCAAGCTGATCGGCGTGCAGGGCTCGACCTCCAACGCCACCTTCGCCAAGGCCTACTACGGCAAGACCTCGACCCTGCGCTACTACACCACCCAGGACGACATGCTCTCCGACCTGCAGAGCGGGCGCATCGATGTGATGCTGGCCGACGCCCTGACCATCGAGCCGGTCCTGCAGTCGGCGGCTGGCGCGGGCCTGGCCAACAAGGGCCTGGCGCCCCGGGACCCGCTGTTCGGCTCCGGCATCGGCGTCGGCCTGCGCAAGGGCGACAGCGCCCTGCAGCAGCGGATCGACAAGGCCCTGGCGGCACTCAAGGCCGACGGCACCTACGACAAGATCCGCAGCCGCTACTTCAGCGTCGACATCTCTGCCAACTAA
- a CDS encoding ABC transporter ATP-binding protein, protein MQSQPNSTQPVVAIDDLHKSYADHHVLKGIALRANEGEVVSLIGSSGSGKSTLLRCINLLEIPCSGSLRINGEQVRLKTDRAGNPQVADPAQVARLRTQLSMVFQGFNLWPHRTVLENVIEAPVYVLGEDRKEAIAHAEHLLEKVGLAHKRDTFPSFLSGGQQQRVAIARALAMRPKVLLMDEPTSALDPELVGEVLKVIQGIAEEGRTMILVTHEMAFARDVSSKVMFLHQGLVEEEGAPQQIFFNPASERCRQFVMAQENRV, encoded by the coding sequence TTGCAATCGCAGCCCAACTCCACCCAGCCCGTGGTGGCGATCGACGATCTGCACAAGAGCTACGCCGATCACCACGTTCTCAAGGGCATCGCCCTGCGCGCCAACGAAGGCGAAGTGGTATCGCTGATCGGCTCCAGCGGTTCGGGCAAAAGCACCCTGCTGCGCTGCATCAACCTGCTGGAGATTCCCTGCAGCGGCAGCTTGCGCATCAATGGCGAACAGGTGCGCCTGAAGACCGACCGCGCTGGCAATCCCCAGGTCGCCGACCCGGCCCAGGTGGCACGCCTGCGCACCCAGCTGAGCATGGTGTTCCAGGGCTTCAACCTGTGGCCCCACCGCACCGTGCTGGAGAACGTCATCGAGGCACCGGTGTATGTCCTGGGCGAAGACCGCAAGGAGGCCATCGCCCACGCCGAGCACCTGCTGGAGAAAGTCGGCCTGGCCCACAAGCGCGACACCTTCCCGTCCTTTCTCTCCGGTGGCCAGCAACAACGGGTGGCCATCGCCCGGGCCCTGGCCATGCGCCCCAAGGTACTGCTGATGGACGAGCCGACCTCGGCCCTGGACCCGGAACTGGTGGGCGAGGTGCTCAAGGTCATCCAGGGCATCGCCGAGGAAGGCCGGACGATGATCCTGGTGACCCACGAGATGGCCTTCGCCCGCGATGTATCGAGCAAGGTGATGTTCCTCCACCAGGGCCTGGTGGAGGAGGAAGGTGCGCCGCAGCAAATATTCTTCAACCCGGCCAGCGAGCGCTGCCGGCAATTCGTCATGGCCCAGGAAAACCGCGTCTGA
- a CDS encoding ABC transporter permease: protein MISLSDLSQLFVADGWLGALAQGALVSLQISAGAFVLGLGIGLLVAMIKLRGPRWLVKLANLYTTLYRAMPELLLILLLYYAGTDLLNMAMAAMDRPSVTVNGFIAAVLVLGIVQGAYSAEIIRGAILAIPHGQIEAARAYGIERWLLVRRILLPSMLPFAMAGLSNLWLVLVKDSALISIVGYSELLSVGKQAAGSTKHYLVFYLAVAAFYFVITLVSGSVFRVLERRTHRWLPQH from the coding sequence ATGATTTCTCTGTCCGACCTTTCCCAACTGTTCGTCGCCGACGGCTGGCTCGGCGCCCTGGCCCAGGGCGCGCTGGTGTCCCTGCAGATTTCCGCCGGGGCCTTCGTCCTCGGCCTGGGCATCGGCCTGCTGGTGGCGATGATCAAGCTGCGCGGGCCACGCTGGCTGGTGAAGCTGGCCAACCTCTACACCACCCTGTACCGGGCCATGCCCGAGCTGCTGCTGATCCTGCTGCTGTACTACGCCGGCACCGACCTGCTGAACATGGCCATGGCGGCCATGGACCGCCCAAGCGTCACGGTCAACGGCTTCATCGCCGCCGTGCTGGTGCTGGGTATCGTCCAGGGCGCTTATTCGGCGGAGATCATCCGCGGCGCGATCCTGGCCATTCCCCATGGCCAGATCGAGGCGGCGCGGGCCTACGGCATCGAACGCTGGCTGCTGGTACGGCGCATCCTGCTGCCGAGCATGCTGCCCTTCGCCATGGCCGGGTTGTCGAACCTGTGGCTGGTGCTGGTCAAGGACAGCGCGCTGATCAGCATCGTCGGCTACAGCGAACTGCTCTCGGTGGGCAAGCAGGCCGCCGGCTCCACCAAGCACTACCTGGTGTTCTACCTCGCCGTCGCGGCGTTCTACTTCGTCATCACCCTGGTGTCCGGCAGCGTGTTCCGCGTGCTCGAACGACGCACCCACCGCTGGCTGCCCCAGCACTAG
- a CDS encoding pyridoxal phosphate-dependent aminotransferase, which translates to MRYSPFVQRISGESVSAWDIHYAAIEARGRGENVIVLSVGDPDFATDPRISAAAGAALEQGDTHYTHVLGRPALREAIAAKQRRLLGIEVEAANVALVAGAQNGLFAASLCLFGSGDEVLVPEPMYLTYEACIHASGASLVAVEQPAANGFRLTAAALEAALTDKTRGIALATPCNPTGNVYSREELEAVAEVARKHDLWVISDEVYGQLTYDRQHLSIAALPGMAGRTVILNSLSKTHAMTGWRVGWVVGPEELVGHLDNLLLCMLYGLPGFIQEAALKALELDDEVVDSAREVYRRRRDLVMAGLRQVPLLDCREPEAGMFMLVDVRRTGLSSMDFAWQLFRATGVSVLDAQAFGASAEGFVRISFTVADEVLKDACQRIAGFVEALGAQR; encoded by the coding sequence ATGCGTTATTCCCCTTTCGTCCAGCGCATCAGCGGCGAATCCGTCAGTGCCTGGGACATCCACTACGCCGCCATCGAGGCCCGTGGCCGTGGCGAGAACGTGATCGTGCTCAGCGTCGGTGATCCGGACTTCGCCACCGACCCGCGCATCAGCGCCGCCGCCGGCGCCGCGCTGGAACAAGGCGATACCCACTACACCCATGTGCTTGGGCGCCCGGCCCTGCGCGAGGCGATTGCCGCCAAGCAGCGGCGCCTGCTGGGCATCGAGGTCGAGGCGGCCAACGTGGCCCTGGTGGCCGGGGCGCAGAACGGCCTGTTCGCCGCATCGCTGTGCCTGTTCGGCAGTGGCGATGAAGTGCTGGTGCCCGAACCCATGTACCTGACCTACGAGGCTTGCATCCATGCCTCGGGCGCCAGCCTGGTGGCGGTGGAGCAACCGGCGGCCAACGGTTTTCGCCTGACCGCCGCGGCCCTGGAAGCGGCCCTGACCGACAAGACCCGGGGCATCGCCCTGGCCACGCCGTGCAACCCCACCGGCAACGTCTACAGCCGCGAAGAGCTGGAAGCGGTGGCCGAGGTCGCACGCAAGCACGACCTGTGGGTGATTTCCGATGAGGTCTACGGGCAACTGACCTACGACCGCCAGCACCTGAGCATCGCGGCCCTGCCAGGCATGGCCGGACGCACGGTGATCCTCAACAGCCTGTCCAAGACCCACGCCATGACCGGCTGGCGCGTGGGCTGGGTGGTGGGCCCCGAGGAGCTGGTGGGGCACCTGGACAACCTGCTGCTGTGCATGCTCTACGGCCTGCCGGGGTTCATCCAGGAAGCTGCGCTCAAGGCCCTGGAGCTGGATGACGAGGTGGTCGATAGCGCTCGCGAGGTCTACCGCCGCCGTCGCGACCTGGTGATGGCAGGCCTGCGCCAGGTGCCCCTGCTGGACTGCCGCGAGCCAGAGGCCGGGATGTTCATGCTGGTGGACGTGCGCCGTACCGGCCTGTCGAGCATGGACTTCGCCTGGCAGCTGTTTCGCGCCACCGGGGTCTCGGTCCTCGATGCCCAGGCCTTTGGCGCCAGCGCCGAGGGTTTCGTGCGCATTTCCTTCACCGTGGCCGACGAGGTGCTCAAGGACGCATGCCAACGCATCGCCGGGTTCGTCGAGGCCCTGGGCGCACAACGCTGA
- a CDS encoding aminotransferase class V-fold PLP-dependent enzyme — protein MSLVHLNTAGAGLMSAATVEAMRGFIDGEADQGSYETELQYADLLGHGLYERAAQMLNAPRANIGLFSSATEAWAGILSKLEFPLGCRVWVSSSEYAANLIFFNFLKQSRGVRVEVIPRTAQSPLDLDWVRRHLGGDVFLVSVSHIPSCCGVVNPVEALGAILREHPAYYVVDACQSMGQLALDVRDMHCDLLTGAGRKFLCGPRGSGIAYVSNRLLGDLTLNFADLHTARTNGQVNRIDVLDARVLEIAEKSFSALVGLHQALGEYLADRERLANEAYTLLSSELARLPGLRLLCAEYRQSGIVSFVPERGTAQEFVARAREAGVNLWAGTAAHTPLLLADLPASHFVRASVGRRVSVAQVELALERIRPLL, from the coding sequence ATGAGTCTCGTGCATTTGAATACCGCCGGGGCAGGCCTGATGTCTGCCGCCACCGTAGAGGCAATGCGTGGCTTCATCGATGGCGAGGCCGACCAGGGCAGCTACGAAACCGAGCTGCAATACGCCGACCTGCTCGGGCACGGCCTGTATGAGCGAGCGGCGCAGATGCTCAATGCCCCGCGCGCGAACATCGGGCTGTTCAGCAGTGCCACCGAGGCCTGGGCCGGCATCCTCTCCAAGCTGGAGTTTCCCCTGGGGTGCCGGGTCTGGGTGTCGAGTTCCGAATACGCCGCCAACTTGATCTTCTTCAACTTCCTCAAGCAGAGTCGGGGCGTGCGGGTCGAGGTCATACCGCGTACAGCACAAAGCCCGCTGGATTTGGATTGGGTACGACGCCACCTGGGGGGCGATGTGTTCCTGGTCAGTGTCTCGCACATTCCTTCGTGCTGCGGCGTGGTCAATCCGGTCGAGGCCCTGGGGGCGATCCTGCGCGAGCATCCGGCCTATTACGTGGTCGATGCCTGCCAATCCATGGGCCAACTGGCACTGGATGTCCGGGACATGCACTGCGACCTGTTGACCGGGGCAGGCCGTAAGTTCCTCTGTGGGCCGCGGGGCAGTGGCATCGCCTATGTCTCGAACCGGCTGCTGGGTGACTTGACGCTGAACTTCGCCGACTTGCATACCGCCCGCACCAACGGGCAGGTCAACCGTATCGATGTGCTGGATGCACGAGTGCTGGAGATCGCAGAAAAGAGTTTCAGTGCCCTGGTCGGGCTTCACCAGGCGCTGGGCGAATACCTGGCTGATCGCGAGCGTCTGGCCAATGAGGCCTACACCTTGCTCAGTAGTGAATTGGCCCGGTTACCGGGATTGCGGCTGCTGTGTGCCGAGTATCGGCAAAGCGGCATCGTTTCGTTCGTGCCGGAGCGTGGCACGGCCCAGGAGTTCGTTGCCAGGGCCCGGGAGGCGGGGGTCAACCTGTGGGCCGGAACCGCTGCCCACACACCATTGCTGCTGGCGGACCTGCCCGCCAGCCACTTCGTCCGGGCTTCGGTCGGGCGTCGGGTGAGCGTGGCGCAGGTAGAGCTGGCGCTGGAACGAATTCGTCCACTGTTGTGA
- a CDS encoding amidohydrolase, with protein sequence MTASDQFNSTHSAVDQYAELVLHNGRIYTLDPAQPWADAVAIRQGKLIAVGSLASLSSLVGPNTRQHDLDGAFCMPGLHDMHTHPDLALAPRYADDLDVGIEDPTPEQLAAAIHAYADSHPGDGWIYGQYWVRYTFREAGLTPGREWLDSIMPDRPVALLDRMWGTMMVNSKALELAGIDRHTSDPRNGYLERDSLTGEPNGLLIDGAYALIHAAMPATPVSVLRRAYRDGVHFQTSRGVTATKYVHVCENRLQALKELDDAGELTLRVEAAISWQDDIFPVRRRWELLSGERHFYRSSRLSANAVKFHFDGTVEPKSSYLLTPWPEESSWRGKLNLTPEHITDMVVDMDRRGLRVIAHCTGDGASDVFLDAVAEARRRNGHSGVRHQCAHSTLLHPGNLKRFQSLDVIAEFSPAAWYPTPFASGARSGYGQERLKRIYDFKGVLAAGGIAVFGTDWPVASIDPWLALETMVTRQNPWNQEPDTFGDPISLEQALQVATLNGAHAMGLEHLTGSLQVGKSADLIVLDRDLFAQPARNYIHHTQVQLTFVEGQLVYDRLGTFSDTPLQAVWEGLPPVIEGQEP encoded by the coding sequence GTGACCGCTTCCGACCAATTCAACTCCACCCATAGTGCCGTCGACCAGTACGCCGAACTGGTGCTGCACAACGGCCGGATCTACACCCTCGACCCGGCGCAGCCCTGGGCCGATGCCGTGGCCATTCGCCAAGGCAAGCTGATCGCGGTGGGCAGCCTCGCCTCCTTGAGCTCGCTGGTCGGCCCCAATACCCGCCAGCACGACCTGGACGGGGCGTTCTGCATGCCCGGCCTGCACGACATGCACACCCATCCGGACCTGGCCCTGGCACCCCGCTACGCCGACGACCTGGACGTGGGCATCGAGGACCCGACCCCGGAGCAACTGGCGGCGGCGATCCACGCCTATGCCGACAGCCATCCGGGCGATGGCTGGATCTACGGCCAATACTGGGTGCGCTACACCTTTCGCGAGGCCGGCCTGACGCCGGGCCGCGAGTGGCTGGACAGCATCATGCCGGACCGCCCGGTGGCCCTGCTGGACCGCATGTGGGGCACCATGATGGTCAACTCCAAGGCCCTGGAACTGGCCGGTATCGATCGCCATACCAGCGATCCGCGCAACGGCTACCTGGAACGCGACTCGCTCACCGGCGAGCCCAACGGGCTTTTGATCGACGGCGCCTACGCGCTGATCCACGCGGCCATGCCGGCGACGCCGGTCTCGGTACTGCGCCGGGCCTATCGCGATGGCGTGCACTTCCAGACCTCTCGCGGGGTCACCGCCACCAAGTACGTGCACGTCTGCGAGAACCGCTTGCAGGCTCTCAAGGAGCTGGACGACGCCGGCGAGCTGACCCTGCGGGTGGAAGCCGCCATCAGTTGGCAGGACGATATCTTCCCGGTGCGCCGGCGCTGGGAGCTGCTCAGCGGCGAGCGGCACTTCTATCGCAGCTCGCGGTTGAGCGCCAATGCGGTGAAGTTCCATTTCGACGGCACCGTGGAGCCCAAGTCCTCGTACCTGCTGACCCCCTGGCCCGAGGAGTCGAGCTGGCGCGGCAAGCTCAACCTGACCCCGGAACACATCACCGACATGGTGGTGGACATGGACCGCCGTGGCCTGCGGGTGATCGCCCACTGCACCGGCGACGGCGCCTCCGACGTGTTCCTCGATGCCGTGGCCGAGGCCCGGCGCCGCAACGGCCACAGCGGCGTACGCCACCAGTGTGCCCACAGCACCTTGCTGCACCCGGGCAACCTCAAGCGCTTCCAGAGCCTGGACGTGATCGCCGAGTTCTCCCCGGCGGCCTGGTACCCGACCCCGTTCGCCAGCGGCGCGCGCTCAGGCTATGGCCAGGAACGCCTCAAGCGCATCTACGATTTCAAGGGCGTGCTGGCCGCCGGTGGCATCGCGGTGTTCGGCACCGACTGGCCGGTGGCATCCATCGACCCGTGGCTGGCGCTGGAAACCATGGTCACCCGGCAGAACCCCTGGAACCAGGAGCCCGACACCTTCGGCGACCCCATCAGCCTGGAGCAGGCGCTGCAAGTGGCGACCCTCAACGGCGCCCATGCCATGGGCCTGGAACACCTCACCGGCAGCCTGCAGGTCGGCAAGTCGGCGGACCTGATCGTGCTCGACCGCGACCTGTTCGCCCAACCGGCCCGCAACTACATCCACCACACCCAGGTGCAGTTGACCTTCGTCGAGGGCCAGTTGGTCTACGACCGACTGGGCACCTTCAGCGACACGCCGCTGCAGGCAGTGTGGGAAGGCCTGCCACCGGTGATCGAGGGCCAGGAGCCATGA
- a CDS encoding LysR substrate-binding domain-containing protein, with protein sequence MRYPSMTALRALDAVARLGSVAEAASELNLTPSAISHQIKSLEQTLGFALTERQGRSIRITYQGERYARDIHLLLANILEAGQRSDGQQVSGRLCISSPPGFATYWLCTHIAEFQALYPQVELHLVSPRTPGDTSDSNVDLFVAYGMGDWPNQHVQKIVSLRYFPVCSPSLVNAMGGLKSLDALDHALLLHMIDYSDWRIWLAAAGAPNVDVRRGIVFADAHFVQSACIAGQGIAMGDNLISGEALAKGLLVQPFDTEIESNRGYYLVADQLKAERPVVLAFSEWVKSQLHGITRLHPEPRRAGKA encoded by the coding sequence ATGCGTTATCCCTCCATGACGGCGCTGCGGGCCCTGGATGCGGTGGCCCGCCTGGGCAGTGTCGCCGAAGCCGCCAGCGAGCTGAACCTGACCCCCAGCGCCATCAGCCACCAGATCAAGAGCCTGGAGCAGACCCTGGGGTTCGCCCTGACCGAACGCCAGGGCCGCAGCATCCGCATCACCTACCAGGGCGAGCGCTACGCCCGGGACATCCACCTGTTGCTGGCCAATATTCTGGAGGCCGGGCAGCGCTCGGACGGCCAGCAGGTCAGCGGGCGCCTGTGCATCAGCAGCCCGCCGGGGTTCGCCACCTACTGGCTGTGCACCCATATCGCCGAGTTCCAGGCGCTGTATCCCCAGGTCGAACTGCACCTGGTATCGCCGCGTACCCCGGGCGATACCAGCGACAGCAACGTCGACCTGTTCGTCGCCTACGGCATGGGCGACTGGCCCAACCAGCATGTGCAGAAGATCGTCTCTTTGCGCTATTTCCCGGTGTGCAGCCCGAGCCTGGTGAACGCCATGGGCGGGCTCAAGAGCCTGGATGCGCTGGACCACGCCCTGTTGCTGCACATGATCGACTACTCCGACTGGCGGATCTGGCTGGCGGCGGCCGGGGCGCCGAACGTCGATGTGCGCCGGGGCATCGTGTTCGCCGATGCGCACTTCGTGCAGTCGGCCTGCATCGCCGGCCAGGGCATCGCCATGGGTGACAACCTGATCAGCGGCGAGGCCCTGGCCAAGGGTTTGCTGGTGCAGCCGTTCGACACCGAGATCGAATCCAACCGCGGCTACTACCTGGTGGCCGACCAGCTCAAGGCCGAGCGCCCGGTGGTGCTGGCCTTCAGCGAGTGGGTCAAGTCGCAGTTGCACGGCATCACCCGCCTGCACCCGGAACCGCGACGGGCTGGCAAAGCGTGA
- a CDS encoding CobW family GTP-binding protein, whose protein sequence is MNKLPSIPVTVVSGFLGAGKTTLLNRLVQRADSGRLAVIVNDFGELNIDAAIIAEVTDAVYSLQNGCICCTVQEDLLAQLVSLSKLRPALERIVIECSGVSDPQRIVQTIGYPQLRDRLHLDAVVTLVDASGFQALEGDMARLSRAQVACADWVLLNKVDLVTPEQLQAIRSSLTCRAPVFETVQAELPDELLLAPPVRSSELLFKALPQAHDQLFESWVWNSPRPLQAKALRAWLAQLPADLLRLKGLVRLDGNEQPYWLQHVGSRSQFTLATGQPAEHAAQLVFIARRGSGLRQELEAGISATQVA, encoded by the coding sequence ATGAACAAGCTGCCGAGCATTCCGGTCACGGTGGTCTCGGGTTTTCTCGGGGCCGGCAAGACCACCCTGCTCAACCGCCTGGTGCAACGCGCCGACAGCGGCCGGCTGGCGGTGATCGTCAACGATTTCGGCGAGCTGAACATCGATGCGGCGATCATCGCCGAGGTCACCGACGCGGTGTACAGCCTGCAGAACGGCTGTATCTGCTGCACCGTACAGGAAGACCTGCTGGCGCAACTGGTGAGCCTGTCCAAGCTGCGCCCGGCCCTGGAGCGGATCGTCATCGAGTGCAGCGGCGTCTCCGACCCGCAACGCATCGTGCAGACCATCGGCTACCCGCAACTGCGCGACCGCCTGCACCTGGATGCGGTGGTGACCCTGGTGGATGCCAGCGGTTTCCAGGCCCTTGAGGGCGACATGGCGCGCCTGTCCCGGGCCCAGGTGGCCTGCGCCGACTGGGTGCTGCTGAACAAGGTCGACCTGGTCACCCCCGAGCAGTTGCAGGCGATCCGTAGCAGCCTCACCTGCCGCGCCCCGGTATTCGAAACCGTACAGGCCGAACTGCCGGACGAGCTGTTGCTGGCACCGCCGGTACGCTCCAGCGAGCTGCTGTTCAAGGCCTTGCCCCAGGCCCACGACCAGTTGTTCGAAAGCTGGGTATGGAACAGCCCTCGGCCCTTGCAGGCCAAGGCCCTGCGCGCCTGGCTGGCGCAGTTGCCGGCCGATTTGCTGCGCCTCAAGGGGCTGGTGCGCCTGGACGGCAACGAGCAGCCCTATTGGTTGCAGCATGTGGGCAGCCGCAGCCAGTTCACCCTGGCCACCGGGCAACCCGCCGAACATGCCGCGCAACTGGTGTTCATCGCCCGCCGCGGCAGTGGCCTGCGCCAGGAGCTGGAAGCCGGGATCAGCGCCACTCAGGTGGCCTGA